In one window of Fusobacteria bacterium ZRK30 DNA:
- a CDS encoding FMN-binding protein, translating to MKNYKLKDKMFEICLGLFFLIGISLSIWDSTSKENLIGTGKGYKGPIEVEVTLRGEKIVGIKILKENETEGIKEKAFRGTINDVIKKQSIAIDSIAGASYSCVGLKKAILNAVEPKQIFNSEEVQPYLKITSDFLDND from the coding sequence ATGAAAAATTATAAGTTAAAAGATAAGATGTTTGAAATATGTCTCGGATTATTTTTTTTAATAGGAATATCTCTCAGTATCTGGGATAGTACCTCTAAAGAAAATTTAATCGGAACCGGTAAAGGTTATAAAGGTCCCATAGAAGTAGAAGTTACTTTGAGGGGAGAAAAAATAGTAGGTATAAAAATATTAAAAGAAAATGAAACAGAAGGGATAAAAGAAAAAGCATTTCGCGGCACTATAAACGACGTTATAAAAAAACAAAGTATCGCAATAGATAGTATAGCAGGAGCTAGTTATTCTTGTGTTGGTTTAAAAAAAGCTATTTTAAATGCTGTAGAACCCAAACAAATTTTTAACAGTGAAGAGGTTCAGCCCTACTTAAAGATAACGAGTGATTTTCTAGATAACGATTAA
- a CDS encoding formate/nitrite transporter family protein, with amino-acid sequence MSKTFLNTAEVAEAVVQMAIKKTKTKSSKIFVLGIMAGIFIGLAFIAYITVTQSLGANVDPGLSKLLGAAVFPVGIMLVLFAGGSLFTGNNLAFIAYITGDSSLKDVLRNWAMVWLGNFVGSVFIAWVAIVGGVFKSAPMAAKVVAIAEGKVHLGFAQAVASGFLCNIVVALAVWMTFAATDATGKLWLCWFPIMMFALSGYQHVVANMFVITAGWMVSPETVGISNMFMNNYIPVTIGNILSGGIFVPIAYYWLYLKKEPSTVAAPVN; translated from the coding sequence ATGTCAAAAACTTTTTTAAACACAGCGGAGGTAGCCGAAGCAGTTGTACAAATGGCTATCAAAAAAACAAAAACAAAATCATCAAAAATATTCGTACTGGGGATTATGGCGGGTATTTTTATCGGATTAGCTTTCATCGCGTATATTACAGTTACCCAGTCTCTTGGAGCCAATGTGGATCCTGGACTTTCTAAACTTCTTGGAGCTGCTGTATTCCCGGTTGGAATCATGCTAGTTTTATTTGCGGGGGGATCACTATTTACAGGTAATAACTTAGCTTTTATTGCTTATATTACCGGCGATTCATCTCTCAAGGATGTTTTGAGAAACTGGGCTATGGTTTGGTTAGGTAACTTTGTAGGAAGTGTCTTTATTGCATGGGTTGCTATTGTTGGTGGAGTATTCAAGAGTGCTCCTATGGCTGCCAAAGTTGTGGCTATTGCAGAAGGTAAGGTTCATTTAGGCTTTGCTCAAGCTGTTGCCAGTGGTTTTTTATGTAATATTGTTGTAGCTTTAGCTGTTTGGATGACCTTTGCTGCTACTGATGCCACTGGAAAACTATGGCTTTGCTGGTTCCCTATAATGATGTTTGCTCTTTCTGGATATCAGCATGTGGTTGCTAATATGTTTGTTATTACTGCTGGATGGATGGTTTCACCTGAAACTGTTGGTATTTCAAATATGTTTATGAATAACTATATTCCTGTAACTATTGGAAATATACTCTCTGGTGGAATATTTGTACCTATTGCTTACTATTGGTTATACTTAAAGAAAGAACCTTCAACTGTAGCTGCACCTGTTAACTAA
- a CDS encoding SLBB domain-containing protein, with protein MRTINNKFNIKMISENFGQYKYNEIDKYIELGGFTGLKVAFEKGKQHVIEELKISGLRGRGGAAFPTWQKWEGGTRELDEETFVICNADEGEPATFKDRELLLQDPYKVIEGLTISGYMRSAKTGAIYLREEYTYMKHQLETAIELSRKKGYLGKNILGTGFDFDIRVFSGAGAYVCGEGSALIESMEGKAGKPRLKPPRIGSKGYLQMPTQSNNVESLAVAATILKIGASEYAKHGYGDSIGTKLISICGNVNKPAVYEIPFGITLRQIIEDVAGGVEDNKKVKFLQLGGVSGPLVPASLLDTRYTYEDLWDLDLGIGSGAILVADEDMSVIEYIKLANDFFHHESCGKCIPCREGVHAYKKIIDKLINRTAKKSDIDYLLEVGALMKETSFCGLGQTAATPVLKAIKYFKDELYTATID; from the coding sequence GTGAGAACAATAAATAATAAATTTAATATTAAGATGATCAGTGAAAATTTTGGTCAATATAAATATAATGAGATCGATAAATATATAGAGCTCGGTGGATTTACCGGCCTTAAAGTAGCCTTTGAAAAAGGAAAACAACATGTTATAGAGGAATTAAAAATTTCCGGACTTCGTGGAAGAGGGGGAGCTGCTTTTCCTACTTGGCAAAAATGGGAAGGGGGAACTCGTGAGTTAGATGAAGAAACTTTTGTTATTTGTAATGCCGATGAGGGAGAACCTGCCACATTTAAGGACAGGGAACTATTGTTACAGGATCCTTATAAAGTTATTGAAGGTCTAACTATTTCCGGGTATATGCGAAGTGCAAAAACAGGAGCTATTTATTTAAGGGAAGAATATACATATATGAAACATCAGCTGGAAACTGCCATTGAACTATCCAGAAAAAAAGGATATTTAGGAAAAAATATATTAGGAACAGGGTTTGATTTTGATATCAGAGTATTTTCAGGAGCTGGAGCTTATGTTTGCGGTGAAGGATCTGCTCTTATTGAATCTATGGAAGGTAAAGCAGGGAAACCCAGACTTAAACCACCTAGAATCGGATCTAAAGGATACCTTCAAATGCCTACACAATCTAATAACGTTGAAAGTTTAGCAGTAGCTGCTACTATTCTTAAAATAGGAGCTTCTGAATATGCCAAACACGGATATGGAGATAGTATCGGGACTAAATTAATCAGCATCTGTGGTAACGTCAACAAACCTGCTGTATATGAGATCCCATTTGGTATTACTCTCAGACAAATTATTGAAGATGTAGCCGGGGGCGTTGAAGACAATAAAAAAGTTAAGTTTCTGCAGCTTGGAGGAGTTTCCGGTCCCCTTGTACCTGCCAGTCTATTAGATACTAGATATACATATGAAGATCTTTGGGATCTGGATCTTGGAATAGGATCAGGTGCTATCTTAGTGGCCGACGAAGATATGTCAGTTATAGAATATATTAAACTAGCCAATGATTTTTTCCATCATGAATCTTGCGGAAAATGTATTCCCTGCAGAGAAGGAGTTCATGCATATAAAAAAATAATAGATAAACTTATAAATAGAACTGCAAAAAAAAGTGATATAGATTATCTTTTAGAGGTTGGAGCTCTCATGAAGGAAACTTCTTTCTGTGGTCTTGGCCAGACAGCGGCTACTCCTGTTTTAAAAGCTATTAAATACTTCAAAGATGAACTATATACAGCAACAATTGATTAA
- a CDS encoding NAD(P)H-dependent oxidoreductase subunit E, which translates to MDNGYIDNILSDFNFSKIELLPILTEIQRQNKDNYISDDISDYVATKLKMPKARVDEVITFFSAINTCKKGKFVLQLCESTVCGVKKKHLMGEAIEKKLNIKLGETTSDNLFTFEHTPCFGACDIAPAMRVNGIVHGNLTVEKIIDLIDQLSGDGENNK; encoded by the coding sequence GTGGATAATGGATACATTGATAACATATTATCTGATTTTAATTTTAGTAAGATAGAGCTACTTCCAATTCTTACTGAGATTCAAAGACAAAATAAAGACAATTATATTTCAGATGATATATCTGATTATGTGGCTACAAAATTAAAGATGCCAAAAGCTAGGGTAGATGAGGTGATCACATTTTTCTCAGCTATAAACACCTGCAAAAAAGGAAAGTTCGTTTTACAACTATGTGAGAGTACTGTCTGCGGTGTCAAGAAAAAGCATCTCATGGGAGAAGCTATTGAAAAAAAATTAAATATTAAATTAGGAGAAACTACCTCTGATAATTTATTTACTTTCGAACATACTCCATGTTTTGGAGCTTGCGATATTGCACCTGCTATGAGAGTTAATGGTATAGTTCATGGAAATCTCACAGTTGAGAAGATAATAGACCTAATAGATCAACTTTCTGGGGACGGTGAGAACAATAAATAA
- a CDS encoding DEAD/DEAH box helicase family protein, protein MENRAVFTGYKHPILPKLQHCIKKAKKIYFIVSFIRDSGMKLLIKTIKEASLEGKEIKIITSNYMNITEPNALYRLYEVFENDKNIKIFNNPKISFHPKTYIFEYEDGEGEVLVGSSNISYSALMSGVEWNYAFKKSSHEKEYFQFLDEFEELYEDNSVTLTIEWLRKYEQTYRKNKDIMDDTPPKLNLEPIKFQIPALYELSKTREEGHTKAMVTVATGLGKTYLGAFDSLNYKKILFVAHNIEILEQARTSFLSVHKDKTAKFFTGDKKSTEGDMIFASIQTLGKKRYLTEEYFSKDHFDYIIVDEFHHADAPTYRRLLDYFEPEFLLGLTATPDRADNGDIYEICDYNIAYECNFKTGINNGWLVPFEYYGIYDDVDYSSIPWRSGKYDLENLENKLIVEERSAEILKKYKTYGKNKTIGFCASIKHAKHMEEYFKKNKIQCATILGETSKRERDQIIKEFRNGDLKLIFVVDVFNEGVDIPDIETMMFLRPTTSYTIFIQQLGRGLRTNEGKEKLRVLDFVGNYKGSHWKPLFLTGNYNPKDPKQKTISAIDLELPQGCNVNFDLKVIDYLEKEREKKEPLKERLIHEFMRVETEWNKIPSMMDIEAHGKYPVDIYIKTFKSWLNFLVEIERASSEELKIWEDNIGRDFFIFLEKTAMTKSYKIPTLLSFVVEDQIIEEVSSKTIGKNFSEFYSSKLHGKDLNNKKHKNWTTWEIKDFERLAVENPIKFLSKSSGQFFTYDSDKKIFYLNKKVCEVLNNSQSIVEKVKDRLEYRKISYFKRKYGEE, encoded by the coding sequence ATGGAAAATCGAGCAGTATTTACAGGATATAAACATCCGATCCTACCTAAATTACAGCACTGTATAAAAAAAGCTAAGAAGATATATTTTATAGTTTCATTTATCAGAGACAGCGGTATGAAACTACTGATAAAAACAATCAAGGAAGCTTCATTAGAAGGAAAAGAAATTAAAATAATTACCAGTAATTATATGAATATAACAGAACCCAATGCGTTATACAGGCTCTATGAAGTTTTTGAAAATGATAAAAATATCAAGATCTTTAATAACCCAAAGATCTCCTTCCACCCTAAAACATATATTTTTGAGTATGAAGATGGCGAGGGAGAAGTTTTAGTGGGGTCTTCTAATATCTCATATTCTGCCCTTATGAGTGGAGTAGAATGGAACTATGCCTTTAAGAAAAGTTCCCATGAAAAAGAATATTTTCAATTTTTGGATGAATTTGAAGAATTATATGAGGATAATAGTGTGACTCTTACCATTGAATGGCTGAGAAAATATGAACAGACATACAGGAAAAATAAAGATATAATGGATGATACCCCGCCTAAACTGAATTTAGAACCTATAAAGTTTCAAATACCAGCTCTCTATGAACTCTCAAAAACCAGAGAGGAAGGACATACAAAAGCCATGGTTACCGTTGCCACGGGACTGGGGAAAACTTATTTAGGAGCCTTTGATTCATTGAACTATAAAAAAATATTATTTGTAGCTCATAATATAGAAATTTTAGAACAGGCTAGGACTTCATTTTTAAGTGTGCATAAAGATAAAACTGCTAAATTTTTTACAGGGGATAAAAAATCAACAGAAGGAGATATGATCTTCGCAAGTATTCAGACTCTGGGAAAGAAAAGATATTTAACAGAGGAATATTTTTCTAAAGATCATTTTGATTATATAATTGTAGATGAATTTCATCATGCTGATGCTCCTACATACAGAAGATTGCTAGATTATTTTGAACCTGAATTTTTGCTGGGTCTCACAGCTACGCCGGATCGTGCAGACAATGGAGATATATATGAAATCTGTGATTATAATATCGCCTATGAATGTAATTTTAAAACGGGGATAAATAATGGATGGCTGGTTCCCTTTGAATATTATGGAATCTATGATGATGTTGATTATAGCTCTATCCCTTGGAGAAGCGGTAAGTATGATTTAGAAAATTTGGAAAATAAATTAATCGTTGAAGAGAGAAGTGCCGAAATATTAAAAAAATATAAAACCTACGGAAAGAATAAAACCATTGGATTTTGTGCAAGTATAAAACATGCTAAACATATGGAAGAATATTTTAAAAAAAATAAGATCCAGTGTGCAACGATCTTAGGAGAAACTTCTAAGAGAGAAAGAGATCAAATAATTAAAGAATTTAGAAATGGAGACTTAAAATTAATTTTTGTAGTAGATGTATTCAATGAAGGGGTAGATATTCCAGATATTGAAACGATGATGTTTTTAAGACCTACAACTTCCTATACTATATTTATCCAGCAGTTGGGCCGTGGACTGAGAACTAACGAAGGGAAGGAGAAATTAAGAGTTCTAGATTTTGTGGGGAACTATAAGGGCAGTCATTGGAAACCACTGTTTTTGACAGGGAACTACAACCCTAAAGATCCAAAACAAAAAACAATTTCTGCAATCGACCTTGAACTACCCCAAGGATGTAATGTAAATTTTGATCTGAAAGTGATTGATTATCTGGAAAAAGAGAGAGAGAAGAAAGAACCGCTGAAAGAAAGATTGATCCATGAATTTATGAGGGTAGAAACGGAGTGGAATAAAATACCTTCAATGATGGATATAGAAGCACACGGGAAATATCCTGTGGATATATATATCAAAACTTTTAAATCTTGGCTGAATTTTTTAGTGGAGATAGAGAGAGCCAGTTCAGAAGAATTAAAGATATGGGAAGATAATATTGGAAGAGATTTTTTTATCTTTTTAGAAAAAACTGCCATGACTAAATCTTATAAAATTCCGACACTCCTTAGTTTTGTTGTAGAGGATCAAATAATAGAAGAAGTTTCTTCGAAGACTATCGGGAAGAACTTTTCAGAGTTTTATTCCAGTAAATTGCATGGAAAAGATTTAAATAATAAAAAACATAAAAATTGGACGACTTGGGAAATTAAAGATTTTGAAAGACTAGCAGTTGAAAATCCGATTAAATTTTTATCCAAGAGTAGTGGTCAATTCTTTACTTATGATAGCGATAAAAAAATATTTTATCTCAACAAAAAAGTTTGTGAGGTATTGAATAACAGTCAAAGTATTGTTGAAAAAGTAAAGGATAGATTGGAATATCGAAAAATAAGTTATTTTAAAAGAAAATATGGGGAGGAATAA
- a CDS encoding nitroreductase family protein: MDFLELAKKRYSVRKFSSQKVEKEKIDLILEAGRLAPTAVNYQPQRILVLESDESLEKLKECSKYHFDAPLAILVCYDNTISWKRRYDDKDMGEVDASIVATQMMLEITNLNLGTTWVGHFDPQKIRDTFSLPENIIPVALFPIGYPHEKSTPHPLHDQRFEISETVVYNSFKK; the protein is encoded by the coding sequence ATGGATTTTTTAGAATTGGCAAAAAAACGGTATTCTGTGCGTAAATTCAGCAGTCAAAAAGTTGAAAAAGAAAAAATTGATCTGATTCTCGAAGCCGGTAGACTTGCTCCTACAGCAGTTAACTATCAGCCCCAGAGGATTCTTGTTCTTGAATCAGATGAAAGTCTGGAGAAATTAAAGGAATGTAGCAAATATCATTTTGATGCCCCCCTGGCAATCCTTGTCTGCTATGACAATACCATAAGCTGGAAGAGGCGTTACGATGATAAGGATATGGGAGAAGTTGATGCCTCTATTGTAGCAACTCAAATGATGTTAGAGATAACTAACCTTAACCTTGGTACTACCTGGGTTGGTCATTTTGACCCCCAAAAGATTAGAGATACATTCTCGCTGCCTGAAAATATAATACCGGTTGCACTATTTCCTATCGGGTATCCCCATGAAAAAAGTACACCTCATCCATTACATGACCAGAGGTTTGAGATATCTGAAACTGTAGTTTATAATTCCTTTAAAAAATAA
- a CDS encoding OmpA family protein — protein MATEYVEDFWPSISDLMAGLMMIFMLIAISFMVKVNKEKDKIEDIAKQYRETKIEIYNDLTKEFSKDLKKWDAYIDEDTLSVKFNEPDIFFKQGKSELNIKFKDILEDFFPRYIKILSSKKYKNDIEEVRIEGHTSSEWVRGISLQESYFRNMELSQGRTRKTLEYVMSLKKMKKYSKFMISKVTANGLSFSKRIITSGQEDKKMSRRVEFKIRTSAESKINEILKSGEKNENN, from the coding sequence ATGGCTACAGAATATGTTGAGGACTTTTGGCCATCGATATCAGATTTAATGGCCGGCCTTATGATGATTTTTATGTTAATAGCAATTTCTTTTATGGTTAAAGTCAATAAAGAAAAAGATAAAATAGAAGATATTGCAAAACAATATCGAGAGACTAAGATAGAAATATACAATGATTTAACAAAAGAATTTTCAAAAGATTTAAAAAAATGGGATGCTTATATAGATGAAGACACTCTTTCAGTTAAGTTTAATGAGCCTGATATTTTCTTTAAACAAGGAAAAAGTGAATTGAATATAAAATTTAAAGATATATTAGAAGATTTTTTTCCTCGATATATAAAAATTTTAAGTTCAAAAAAATATAAAAATGATATAGAAGAAGTTAGGATTGAAGGACATACGTCAAGTGAGTGGGTAAGAGGTATAAGTCTACAAGAATCTTATTTTAGAAATATGGAATTATCCCAAGGAAGAACAAGAAAAACTCTTGAATATGTAATGTCACTGAAAAAAATGAAAAAATATTCTAAATTTATGATTTCTAAAGTAACGGCAAATGGTCTGTCTTTTAGTAAAAGAATTATAACCAGTGGACAAGAAGATAAAAAAATGTCTAGAAGAGTAGAATTTAAAATCAGAACGTCAGCAGAAAGTAAAATAAATGAAATTTTAAAAAGCGGAGAAAAAAATGAAAATAATTAA
- a CDS encoding HNH endonuclease, translating into MKIINFNDFLPFKKIREKLEISEDFKPNFEGSKAILEAMKWEEIKTKGLDISIEELSVADDGTLEHKDYPGQKMIVYIRDYNGGFKNSSLPKFHISWCSTLKSMTESGRYSRYVVSQRDDGIFLLNKSVYGKIVEKNVEADLNVCKNCLKKLNYSDYTGWNTNPQQKEKIVEDFKVREFLEKYNTNIIIEPEHTQSTQPLNEYPKNWDEVSRNYRKSKNWICEDCGINMTSNKRDLHVHHIDGNKFNLKASNLEAVCLSCHKKKPMHRHMANNPMFNR; encoded by the coding sequence ATGAAAATAATTAATTTTAATGATTTTTTACCTTTTAAAAAAATTAGAGAAAAATTAGAAATATCAGAAGATTTTAAACCTAATTTTGAAGGTAGTAAAGCTATCCTAGAAGCCATGAAATGGGAAGAGATAAAAACAAAAGGTTTGGATATTTCTATAGAGGAACTCTCAGTCGCAGATGATGGAACGTTAGAACATAAAGATTATCCAGGGCAAAAAATGATAGTTTATATAAGAGACTATAATGGAGGGTTTAAAAATAGTAGTTTACCTAAATTTCACATTTCTTGGTGTAGTACTCTTAAATCAATGACTGAAAGTGGTAGATATAGTAGATATGTTGTTTCTCAAAGAGATGACGGTATATTTTTATTAAATAAAAGTGTCTATGGAAAAATAGTAGAAAAAAATGTCGAAGCTGATCTAAACGTTTGTAAAAACTGTTTAAAAAAATTAAATTATAGCGATTATACTGGTTGGAATACAAACCCTCAACAAAAAGAGAAGATAGTAGAAGATTTTAAGGTCAGAGAATTTTTAGAAAAATATAATACTAATATCATAATAGAGCCTGAACACACTCAAAGTACACAGCCTTTAAATGAATATCCAAAAAACTGGGATGAAGTAAGTCGTAATTATAGAAAAAGTAAAAATTGGATATGTGAAGATTGTGGTATAAATATGACATCTAATAAAAGAGATTTACATGTTCATCATATCGATGGAAATAAATTTAATTTAAAAGCATCAAATTTAGAAGCTGTGTGCTTAAGTTGTCACAAGAAGAAACCAATGCACAGACATATGGCAAACAACCCAATGTTTAATAGATAA
- a CDS encoding class I SAM-dependent methyltransferase, giving the protein MSVEFYNENAKGFFENTVDADMSETYEVFNSYLKKGDTILDLGCGSGRDSYHFSNYGYEVISADYSDEMVKMAGDYLNKEVIKLDMRKMDFKEKFDGIWACASILHVKKAEIGKVLENSYRALKDGGIMYMSFKYGEGETITSARHFSNYTEESFSELLDSLDIFNVERFWKTADVRPDRQDEFWLNVVVKKK; this is encoded by the coding sequence ATGTCAGTAGAATTTTACAATGAAAATGCAAAAGGATTTTTTGAAAATACTGTAGATGCAGATATGAGTGAGACCTATGAGGTATTCAACAGCTATCTGAAAAAAGGGGATACAATTTTGGATCTGGGATGCGGGAGCGGAAGAGATTCTTATCACTTCTCCAACTACGGTTACGAAGTTATCTCGGCTGATTATTCAGATGAGATGGTGAAGATGGCAGGAGATTATTTAAATAAAGAAGTTATTAAATTAGATATGCGTAAGATGGATTTCAAGGAAAAATTTGACGGGATCTGGGCTTGCGCTTCCATCCTCCATGTAAAAAAAGCTGAGATAGGAAAAGTTTTAGAAAACTCATACCGTGCTCTAAAAGATGGTGGGATTATGTATATGAGTTTTAAATATGGAGAGGGAGAAACCATCACCTCTGCCAGACATTTTTCCAACTATACAGAAGAGAGCTTCTCGGAACTTTTGGATTCGCTGGATATTTTTAATGTTGAAAGATTTTGGAAAACAGCAGACGTAAGACCGGACAGACAGGATGAGTTTTGGCTCAATGTGGTAGTAAAAAAAAAGTAG
- the fdhF gene encoding formate dehydrogenase subunit alpha has translation MTINDKEYSFPKHTKVLRACEDIGIKIPTFCDDKRLVPTGACRMCVVEIGTGRRSKLQTSCSTEVKEGMIIKTETEKVANARKTILKLLWASHPNECPTCEKSGECKLQDYSYEYGVDIDAIADIQEHRGIPKNKDAKFYSIDSNKCISCNKCVRICSQLQCNDALGLNNRGPHTVVDRASFDGNTNCTECGACVHACPVGSLMPKSKEKFRNWQVQKTQTTCSYCGVGCQLNLVTKDNKVVRVDPVMDKVNNGLYCVKGVFAYNFINHRDRLKTPLIRKDGKLTECSWEEAYEAIDFNRKKTLAEKGGAGFAGLASARTTNEDNYLFQKMVRAGFQTNSIDHCARLUHSSTVAGLAAMLGSGAMTNSIEEVVDNDTIFVIGSNTTEAHPVIGASIKQAVRKGAKLIVADPVRIKLAEIADCYLQIQPGSNTALLNGMMNYIIENNLQDQEYIDKKVNNFELLKETVKEYTLEKTSKICGVEEELIAKAARIYADSPAAGLYYAMGITQHSTGVNNVKSCVNLALTCGNIGKANAGVNPLRGQNNVQGACDMGALPNKFPGYQNVIDSEAINKFQTAWDAKLSTTNGMRLPEMMDKAANGELGFMYIVGENPMISDPDTHHVTKALKTVDFLVVQDIFLTETAELADVVLPAATFAEKDGTFTNTERRVQRVRRAINSIGNSKPDWVIFSELLEKFGIDPKDRYKTSKDVFEELSSLTPQYNGISYDRIDSLGLQWPCPTKDHPGTQFLHKDKFMKGEKVEFMPVKYIDPIEKATEEYPIIMTTGRILEHYHTRTMTMKTDEIDSEFKSSWLSLSRELADELEIEHEDNIIVNSPRGQIFTVANISNDVSGKTVFMPFHFGNGANVLTNGQALDPVCSIPELKVTAINITKA, from the coding sequence ATTACTATAAATGATAAAGAATACAGCTTCCCTAAACATACAAAAGTTTTAAGAGCCTGTGAAGATATAGGTATCAAAATTCCCACTTTTTGTGATGATAAAAGACTTGTTCCAACAGGAGCTTGCAGGATGTGTGTTGTAGAGATAGGTACTGGAAGAAGGTCAAAACTTCAAACTTCATGTTCAACAGAAGTTAAAGAGGGAATGATTATCAAAACAGAAACAGAAAAAGTGGCAAATGCCAGAAAAACTATATTAAAACTTCTTTGGGCCAGTCATCCCAATGAATGTCCCACTTGCGAAAAATCAGGAGAATGTAAGTTACAGGATTACTCCTACGAATATGGTGTTGATATCGATGCCATTGCTGATATTCAGGAACATAGAGGTATTCCTAAAAATAAAGATGCTAAATTTTATTCAATTGACAGCAATAAATGCATCTCTTGTAATAAATGTGTAAGAATTTGCAGTCAGCTGCAATGTAATGATGCATTGGGACTAAATAATAGAGGTCCCCATACTGTTGTTGATAGAGCGAGTTTTGATGGAAATACCAATTGTACAGAGTGTGGAGCCTGTGTTCATGCATGTCCTGTGGGATCTCTTATGCCTAAATCTAAAGAAAAATTTAGAAATTGGCAGGTTCAAAAAACCCAGACAACATGCTCATATTGTGGTGTAGGCTGCCAGTTAAATTTAGTTACAAAAGATAATAAAGTTGTTAGAGTTGATCCTGTTATGGATAAGGTCAACAATGGTCTTTACTGTGTTAAGGGCGTTTTTGCATACAACTTTATCAATCATAGAGATAGACTTAAAACTCCTTTAATAAGAAAAGACGGGAAATTAACTGAATGTTCTTGGGAAGAAGCCTATGAAGCCATTGATTTTAATAGAAAGAAAACATTAGCTGAAAAAGGCGGAGCCGGATTTGCCGGGCTGGCCAGTGCCAGAACAACAAATGAAGATAACTACCTTTTCCAAAAAATGGTTAGAGCCGGATTCCAGACAAATTCTATAGATCATTGTGCCCGTCTCTGACATTCTTCTACAGTTGCAGGTCTTGCAGCTATGCTTGGTAGTGGAGCCATGACAAATTCCATAGAAGAAGTAGTAGATAACGATACTATATTTGTAATCGGAAGTAATACAACAGAAGCTCACCCTGTTATTGGAGCCTCTATAAAACAAGCCGTAAGAAAGGGAGCAAAATTAATAGTTGCTGATCCTGTTAGAATTAAATTAGCTGAAATTGCAGACTGCTATCTTCAAATTCAACCTGGTTCAAACACTGCCCTTTTAAATGGAATGATGAATTATATTATAGAAAACAACCTCCAGGATCAGGAGTATATAGATAAAAAAGTTAATAATTTTGAACTTTTAAAAGAAACTGTCAAGGAATATACATTGGAAAAAACATCAAAAATATGCGGCGTAGAAGAGGAACTTATTGCAAAAGCTGCCAGAATATATGCTGATAGTCCTGCTGCAGGTCTATACTATGCAATGGGAATTACACAACATTCAACAGGTGTTAATAATGTAAAATCTTGTGTAAACTTAGCTCTGACTTGTGGAAATATAGGAAAAGCCAACGCAGGGGTTAATCCTCTGAGAGGACAAAATAATGTTCAGGGAGCTTGTGATATGGGAGCTCTTCCAAATAAATTTCCCGGTTATCAAAATGTTATTGATTCAGAGGCTATAAATAAATTTCAAACTGCATGGGATGCAAAACTCAGCACAACTAACGGAATGAGATTACCAGAAATGATGGATAAAGCTGCCAATGGAGAGTTAGGATTTATGTATATTGTAGGAGAAAATCCTATGATCTCTGATCCCGATACACATCATGTAACTAAGGCATTAAAAACAGTAGATTTCTTAGTTGTCCAAGATATTTTCTTAACAGAAACAGCTGAACTGGCAGATGTTGTATTACCTGCAGCTACATTCGCTGAAAAAGACGGGACATTCACAAATACAGAAAGAAGGGTTCAAAGGGTAAGAAGAGCTATTAATTCCATTGGGAATTCTAAACCGGATTGGGTTATCTTCAGTGAACTTTTAGAAAAATTTGGAATAGATCCTAAAGATAGATACAAAACTTCTAAAGATGTATTTGAAGAATTGTCATCTTTAACTCCTCAATACAATGGAATTTCATACGATAGAATTGATTCTCTAGGATTACAATGGCCTTGTCCTACAAAAGACCATCCTGGGACTCAATTTTTACATAAGGATAAGTTTATGAAAGGTGAAAAAGTAGAATTTATGCCTGTAAAATATATAGACCCCATAGAAAAAGCAACTGAAGAATATCCTATTATAATGACAACAGGGAGGATATTAGAGCATTATCATACCAGGACTATGACTATGAAAACTGATGAAATAGATAGTGAATTTAAATCCAGCTGGTTAAGTCTTTCTCGTGAGCTAGCCGATGAACTAGAGATAGAACATGAAGACAATATTATTGTTAACTCACCTAGGGGACAAATATTTACTGTAGCTAATATCTCTAATGATGTTTCTGGAAAAACAGTATTTATGCCATTCCACTTTGGAAATGGAGCAAATGTATTAACAAATGGTCAAGCCTTAGACCCTGTATGCAGCATACCTGAATTAAAAGTTACTGCTATAAATATCACTAAAGCTTAA